The Nicotiana sylvestris chromosome 6, ASM39365v2, whole genome shotgun sequence genomic sequence gttatttaaatctttataatctacacacattttcagttttttccttttttagggactactactacgtttgctaaccatcaCTACTAGAAAATAAACCTGTGGCAACGCAAGAAAAACCGTTGCGATATGTAGGAAAACCGTTTCCATAGAGGTATGGCAACGTTTTTTCGATCGTCTCACTAGGTCGCATGGCCATAGTTCTATTGCAACGGTTACTGCAACGGTTGAGACAACCGTTGCCATATGGCTATCTATCGCAACGGTTACTTAACATTCTACTGCGACGAGTATTTTTTGTCAACTGGAACGGTTCAAAGGCGTTGCAATAAAGGTTTGTGTAACGGTTATTTAATCTATTGCAACGGTTAAGTTAGGATATTAAAACGATATTTGGCCGCTTTTGCAACGGTTTTGTTACTATTATTACGTGTTGTTTACAGTAACAACAATCTAATAGGCTCTAACGCAACGGTTTGCATTATCTGTCGCAACGGTTTACAGTGCCTATAGCAATGGTTCAGATTACCTATTGCAACAATTATCTGCTATATGACAACGCTTTGCATGGTTTATTGAGATAGTTTTTGTTACCTATAGCAACGGCTCAGATAAGCTATTGTAACAGTTTCATTGAAATAACAATATACTCCCTGATTGTAAATAAATATTTACATTTTAAAcacaataatttatatatatatatatatagttataaTATCTGTGAAAGCAAAATATTAGAACCCATGTACATAAGTTTAACAACCAAGTACATAAGTTTTACTATCCAAAAGTTAAAGAAGTTTCAAAATGTTTGATAACAAAAGAATCCTAAAACATTTAGAGTTTCAGCAACAATCCAAAAATCTTCTTAAGCAGGATCTCCATTGCTTTCATCTTCCCTTTCTTCATTTTCTCCACCTATAAAAGAGGACAAATAAGATCATTATCTCTTAAAATGCTAGTTAACAACTGAAGTACACATGAAAGGTCAAGTCTTTTATAGAAGTTAAGAATATAAGACACACAATATTAACCAAAAAGAGAACTTTCTGACTTGTTTATGATTGTTCACgggcaaaaattatttttttatctaTAGATTATGCTTCATTAGTTCCATCGCTGTAACACTGTCTCCACCATGAATTATAAGATATAGCTGAACTAAAAAATAGgctgttagcggaaacgtaaaagaaagaacacaagatttaacgtggttcggatcaaaataatcctacgtccaccagagaacaattgtccttttaatattaacaaaggaaggggagatttcccaattacacttaagagaatttctctcttaactctctactcactacaatgtattgtattattttgggatgatttctacaagtgaaggagtgcatctatttatagaggtaaagacctcctcttgatgtcattgctgacatcaaactacctcctcttgatgtcatgggtgacatcaaaggaggaagcttcctcctagcatccacaccaactctttccaccaactcttccaattggcatgccattgttgactaaacataaaccaacattttcaatctccaccttggtttgcgtttcgagcgtgtgaacaactctggccaaaacttctaagcttactgggcaaccccgttgtaagaaacaagaagaatcaaaccattgttgaacatgccacctccacctagcaactgttctcttcggagttgcatcagttgatgcacacccccgccaagtccttgcagtgtgcaaacttagcgagcgggactatcttggtcaacatgtctgcagcattatcatctgtgataaccttcacgaccttgatagttccctcatcaataacatctcgaataaaatgaaatctgacatcaatgtgtttagtgcgctcatgaaatctctgatttttcattagatgaatagcactctgactatcacatctaagagttgattccagctgaactaaactcaattccgctactaaacttttcaaccagatagcttcctttaccgcctccgctgctgccatgtattctgcttctgtcgtagacaaagcgacaatcgactgcaaagtcgacttccaactgacggcactgccaacaagggtaaagatgtatccagttgtggaccttcttctgtcaagatctcctgcatagtcagaatccacataaccgagaattgaaatacctgtaccactttttcgaaaggtaagaccaacaccagaagctcctttgaaatatctcaatatccacttgacagcttcccaatgcctctttcctgggttggacatgtatctacttaccacacttacagattgagcaatatctggacgtgtgcataccatagcatacataatactaccaactgcactggcataaggaatctttgacatatgctccacctcatcctcggactgaggcatttgtgactctgaaagtttaaaatgaggagctaatggtgtacttacaggcttgcacgtttgcatattgaatctctcgagaaccctttcaatatacctcttctgagaaagatgtacaacatcgtcttctcttgaaatctccataccaaggattttctttgcagctcctaaatccttcatgtcaaattccttactcaatagtttcttcaaagcatttatctctgtaatgttgttagcagcaataagcatatcatcaacatacaacagtaaataaatcattgagttaccagacatcttcttgtgatacacacaactatcaaatgcactccttgagaattcatgtgtagtcatgaatgcatcaaacctcttgtaccactgtctaggggattgcttcaaaccatacaaagacttctttagttggcatacgtgatcttcttttccctcagctaggaaaccttcaggttgatccatatagattgtctcttctagatcaccgtgtaagaaagcagttttgacatcaagctgttgaagctccaagtcaaattgtgcaaccaatgctagtagcacgcgaattgagctatgcttcacgaccggagagaaaatctcattgtagtcaattccctccttttggctgaaaccttttgcaaccaatctcgccttgaacctaacatcttccacttcagaaattccctctttctttcggtagacccacttgcatccaactgtcctcttccccttttgtcttttcactaagacccatgtctgattcttgtgaagagactccatctcttcagtcatggctaaccgccattgtgcggcatccttgcaagaagttgcttcaatatacgaggagggctccagatctttaatctcttcttgtgcagctacgaacgcatatgcaatcaagtttgcttgatttataaggcgttccggttctcgtgtttgcctcttctccctccccttcgcaattgtgtatggttcattgacagcaagttcttcaacgcctacatcttctgactcatctttaacctgagtctcttgatccttttccttggcaagctccaccggaagctccacctgctcgttgttcttgtttcctgaaaactccacggaaactttacgggaatcaagtatagaggattcatcgaaggtgacatctctactaactataaatttgagtaaagacaaacaccaaagtttgtacccttttactccatccacataccctacgaatatggccttcttagcccttggttcaagctttccttcattaacgtgataataagctggacacccaaatactcgtaagtatgaatagttagagggttcacctgaccatacctcattcggagtcttaaagtcaattgccgatgctggagatcgattgacaatatgagcagcagtgtgaactgcttcagcccaaaatactttggacattttggcttgtaggagcatacaacgagccttttcaagaagagttctgttcattctctcggcaactccattctgctgtggggtatgcctgacagtcctatgtcttgagatcccatgaaccttgcagaattcattatactcttcattgcaaaactccaagccattgtctgtgcgaagatacttgattttccgctccatttgattttcaatcaaaatcttccactctttaaatgcttcaaaagcatcactttttgccttcaaaaaatacacccaaacctttcgtgagaaatcatcaataaaaatgagaagatacctctttccgcccttcgatggaagtttagaaggaccccataaatctgaatggatgtagtctagcactcctcttgtcttgtgtttgccagtgctgaagctgaccttcttctgcttccctagaacgcagtgctcacagaagtcaagcgtgctgatcttctcaccttccaaaagtttacgattgctcaacatctccagtccacgtgcgctcatatgacccagtctcatgtgccatagtcttgccttgtcatcattagataactgcactgtagatgcatttgcagagccaacaatggtgcttccggccaatgtgtaaaggccattctccagcttgcctttcagcatgactaaagaacctttagtcaccttcatagttcctgcttcgctcatgtacctgtagccttgttcatccagagtacccaaggagatcaaattcttcttcagatcaggaacatgacggacttgtgtaatagtcctcacgattccatcatggcagcgaacccgaactgagccaatgccaactattgcacaagttgcattattgcccattactacggttcctccacttttctcgtagctgctaaaccagtcttttcggaacgtcatatgcagagtacaagcagagtctaacacccatttgttttcataactactattattattacacgatgttgttagtacataatcattatcaaaattatgtacctgttcaactgtagatgcactcgccttttccttggactttgacattgggcaatctcgttcaaagtgccccttcttgccacaaccccaacactctgtattcttcttgttcacacgagactttgatctgtgctttgatttggtctttccctgttggctagtccggcctcttacaaagaggccacttgcctggtcatctctatctccttcaatgtgcctccgcacatcactagagttaagtgcctgccgcacttgctcaagcttgataggctccttgctatacatcattgaattctcaatatcacgatatcctgaagtcaatgaaaatagcaaagcacatgcaagcgtctcctcctcccttttaattcctgcaatctgtaagtccatgacaagtttattaaacgcatctaaatgatcttgtaacgaagtacctggccccatcttaaatgtgtgaagacgccgttgtaacaacattcttgttgtcactgatcggtcttggtatagcccttctagcttttcccacaactgtttggccgtctcttcggtacccgtactcacttcacaaagcacgttaggtgcaagggatagttggattgcactcaatgcatccccttcaatcttctccttgtcgggagctgatatatccgtaggatactttctgtcaatagcatggattgaaccttccctccgcagtaacgccatcatctggatcttccagatattgaagttgttgcgtccattgaatctatcaatttcaaacttcatggaactcatatttgcttgttctttctccttggatcgttaaaggatcctgtcgctctgataccaattgttagcggaaacgtaaaagaaagaacacaagatttaacgtggttcggatcaaaataatcctacgtccaccagagaacaattgtccttttaatattaacaaaggaaggggagatttcccaattacacttaagagaatttctctcttaactctctactcactacaatgtattgtattattttgggatgatttctacaagtgaaggagtgcatctatttatagaggtaaagacctcctcttgatgtcattgctgacatcaaactacctcctcttgatgtcatgggtgacatcaaaggaggaagcttcctcctagcatccacaccaactctttccaccaactcttccaattggcatgccattgttgactaaacataaaccaacattttcagcatgccattgttaactaaacataaaccaacattttcaatctccaccttggtttgcgtttcgagcgtgtgaacaactctaaTAACAGATAGCATGTCAAATCCCTATGTTTTATGATATCTAAACTTGTCTTAACCATTTGACATGAAGCAAGCCTAAACAGTGCACGACATCTCGATATAAACTATCATGATTTTTTAGAGAGAAAATAAAGTACTAGACATGATTTCTACTACTTGGATTTGTCAACAACTGAATAGTTCACATAAGTACATTGACAACCTTCATGTTTTCAGTAGTACATGGCCCGAAAAGGAATTTCCTAAGACATGACTTCAGCACTCAAATGAATCATATTGTAATTTAGAATTGCAATTTTATTTACAAGTCTAAGAGACAGGTTTATTATTATGTAAATGAAAGCAAAACTTGGTTATATCAAAATGTCATTTTGAATAGAGTTCTTTCCAATATGGGAGCATTATTTTATTTGCTCAAGTACAGGACTAGGAGGATAAGGATAGGTAACATAATCACAAAGTAAAATATTCAAGATAAATTTAACAACGAAATGGTGGTTTCCAAGAAAAAAAGGGCATATGGTCAAATATTGGACCACATAGAGTTGTTCAGACTCTGCTAATAAATCATGTACTGAACTCTTACTAACCAAAACAATCATCTTCAATTGGAATCACACTGTCGAGATAATCCAAATTATGTATTCCTCTTGATTTTTATAGCACTAGGAAGGGACATTACTTCTTTTAGGATCTTGAAAGGGAGGTTGGAGAACAAGTATTATATCTTGCTTGCCCCATAGGAAATGTTTTTAACTTTTGACCTTGAAGTTCTTCCCATAGGACAAGCGGTGGTCAAAAGCTAAAAGTCACTCCATTAAGCTAATTCAGAAGACTAACAAAATATATAACAGCAGAATCGCAAGGTTTCTGCCCTGTACCTAAAAGTTGGCTTCTCGAATACAATTAGTATTGAAATCTATATTTGGGACATCCGCACTGCCCACGTGATCACAATAGTTTCAAGTTACTCGCAGGATAGAGTATCCATACAGTGCATAATAAGGTTTCTGCCATGTACCTAAAAGTTGGCTTCTGAAATACAATTTAGTATTGAATTCTATATTTGGGACAAGAGAAGAGTTTCAAGTTAATTTTGGTTAGAAGATTTAAGCTTCATTTCCTGAAGATTTTCCAACTAAGCTGACCTATAGGAAATAAGTATATCCTAAGTCTTAATAAGCAAATTCAGGATTCTAGCTATTGAAATTATCACAATTATGATTCCAGCAACAACCTATGAACCATTAAACAAATCTAAAGCATCAGAGTTGGTCAACTTTTGGAAACACGTTGAACTACAGGTTCAGACTCAATCCACTTTCAAGAAGTGGTTATTTCCACACTAATATTCTAATTATTAATATTAAATTCCAGAAATAAAAAGAGTACGACAGCAACAATGTGTCAACtgtgaaagaagaaggaaaaaagagaacGACATCAACAATTTGTCAACAATTTACATTAATTAAGTACacaccttgattattactgccagCAGATGGACGATTAATTGTTCAAATTGCAGCTTGTTGTGTAGAGGATGCTTCTCCGAGTGAACAACCACTGAATGTTAGCATATTAGGATCAACTCGTAAATCTGGGTTAAGATGCCGAAGTTGTGCAACAACATTAAGTGTAATATGTTGCCGCCAAGTTTCCTGTTGTTCCTCGAACTTTTTCTGCAGCCTTTGTTGCATTTTCTCTTCCATTTCCTCCAATTTTTGCTGCATTATCTCATCGGTAGTCTTTGAAGAGGGTCCAGAATTTCCAGATTTTTGTTTCAAGATAGTCTTTGTAACCCCACGTTCATACAATCTTACGCGACCTGGATGTTCAGGTCCCATGACTGTTGCAAATGCGTCAACTGATTGGTT encodes the following:
- the LOC104230689 gene encoding uncharacterized protein isoform X2 — translated: MLNIKAYLLQQTSKTNTENRKKLKNPHTAGKTGFATIREKKRKETSEDPSSKDMFVATRSRKTGRVYKESYEDTMHKIAEMEQIQTQEIEDDNQSVDAFATVMGPEHPGRVRLYERGVTKTILKQKSGNSGPSSKTTDEIMQQKLEEMEEKMQQRLQKKFEEQQETWRQHITLNVVAQLRHLNPDLRVDPNMLTFSGCSLGEASSTQQAAI